The sequence GAGACGTTCAGATTTTTAGACTGAACCAATTCCATTGCATTTTTTATATAGCTCAATCCTGACTCATAGGCGTTCGCATATTTTGCTCGAATGCTTGCAGAAATATTCAATTCTACCAATTTCTTCAATAGATCCTGATCAAGAATAAGTTCTTGAGCATAATTAAGGTGATCAGTAACTATATAGACATAGTCAGAGTGCTCAATATCAGAAAGTTTGGATATAATACTTTTGGCAATTTCCAGTCGAACTTTTCGCTTTTCAGTTTCCGAAAGTAAGCCTAAGGCAGCTTGTTGAATTTTATCATGTTGGAAACCGTAATCATCATCTCCCGAGCGCTCTTTTGTTTTTATGTTTTCAATGATGCATAGCTTTTCTGCAAATTTTAGTTGCATATCTAGCTCCCCTTCAGAAATATCAACTAACCCACTCAAAATTTCTATTGAAAAGGTGTTTCCAATACAAGATGCATATTTCAAAGTGGTCTGAACCTCATCCGGAAGCCTGAAAAAAAGCTCCGACATCAGGTCAATCACATTATCACTGATGCTTACACGATTGGCTTTCTCAATACTATAAGTCCAACTTTGCGTGTTTTGAGACACTTGGATTACTCCACTTTCATAGAGCGTAAGTAGGCATTGCCTGATAAAGAAAGGGTTACCAAGTGTTTTTCTGTAAACTATTTGAGCAAGGTCTTTTCCTGATTCTTTTGAAATTGAAAGAGAGTCTGCAATGATTTCTTCGACAGAATTTTGATCTAAAGGAGACAATGCAAACTGTGTAGTAGTAACCCCATGAGAGCTCAATCGGTCCAACATCAACATCATAGGATGTGAGGGAGAAACTTCATTTTCCCTGTAAGCACAAATCACGAGCAAGTGCTTTAAACTTGGATCCATTAATGTGTTTTCTAGCCACCTTCTAGTGGTACTATCCAACCATTGTAAGTCATCCAAGAAGATACATAGTGGATGATCTTCACTTGCAAAAGACCTGATAAAGCTGTTAAAAACTTGATCAAATCTATTTTTGGACTCATTCATAGGAAGTTGGGGAACCTCCGTCTGAGGACCTATCAACAATTCCAGATCGGGCATGATATCAATGATCAGTTGACCGGAATTACCTACCGCTTTTAAAATTGACTTCCTCCAATAATCTTGTTGCTCCTCTCCTCGGATCAGAATTTGGTCGATAAGGTCATTTAATGCAATTAATAATGAACTTAAAGGAGGATTATTTTTGTATTGTTCAAATTTCCCTGAGATGAAAAACCCTCCACCTAAATCAATATATTTCTGAAACTCTCGGACAAAACTTGATTTACCTACTCCAGAGTATCCACTCACCAATGCCAATTCAGCTCTCTTGTTTTTTATCCGCTGAAAGACCTCATTCATTTGTTTTAATTCCTCATCCCTTCCATAGATTTTGGAAGAAATCTGAAATTGATCTAATCGATCTTGAGTACCTAAAGTAAATTCGGTGATCTCATTGATATCCAAAAGTCTATCCAAACACTGTTGCAGGTCATTTAATAGCCCTGAGCAACTTTGGTACCTTTCACTTGTGTTTTTCTTCAACAGTTTTAAAACAACTTTACTGATAACCTGTGGAATATCATGACGCAATTTACTTGGTTCTTCTGGTAGCAATGCCAAATGAGCGTGCATCAGCTCCATGGGATCAGAAAAATTAAATATCGTTTTGCCTGTTAGCATTTCGTAAAAAACAGCCCCTATGGAATATAAATCAGTTCGATGATCAATAGGCCTGTTCATTCTTCCAGTTTGCTCAGGAGAAATGTAATGCAGCCCTAATTCCAATGCCTCACTTACGTTGGAAAAATTAAGGTCCCTACCTCTCTCTATCGCATAGTCAAAACCCCAAACTTTTATTTCTCCATTTTTATTCACAATAATATTTGAAGGGTTAATATTTTTGTGAATTATATTTTTACTATGTAGGTAATTCACTGCTTTAGTGATCTCCATAGCAATTTTTAAAAAAATAATTAAGTCTAAATTCCCTTTTTTTAGATGCTCTGATAAAGGCTCCCCAATCACATCTTCATTGACTAGAATTGGTAAATTTTCCAAATATTCTAACCCGATGGGCTGAACAATATTTGGATGAGAAAGCTTTGATAAAATAGAATACTCTTGTTTTAAGTGATTCAAGTCTCGAAAACTAGGATAGGCCGAACGAAAAGTTTGAATGGTAACAGGTTTCGAATCCTGAATACGATTTGCTTTATATACGATATATCTTGAGTTCTCCCGAACTTTATCAAGTATATCAAATCTAAAATCAGGCATTAAAAAAATATTAGTTGTTAATTGAAGTTTTAGTTCAACACTGAAAGATCTTTACGGAAGAACATGATGGTGCATAAACATCATAAAGTACAAAGAATTTTGATTTTAATTAAAATAATTACCCCAATAATCATGTAAAATAGATAATAATAATATTTGAAAAACCCATTTTCCCCTCCAACTGTACTGAGAAAATTTTAAACTCTATTTATTCTCAAACAAAAAAGGATTTGCCTTTGTATCTTTGCCAGCTATGACTTTGAGCACTTTATCCTCCAAAATCGACATTGATTCTTTTGACCCTAAGAATTTTATTATTATAAAAAATGCGAGGGTCAATAACTTAAAAAGTCTAAGTGTCGCCATTCCACGAAATAAATTGATTGTTGTGACTGGGCTTTCCGGCTCTGGAAAATCATCTCTGGCCTTCGATACACTTTTTGCTGAAGGACAACGCATGTACGTGGAAAGCCTTTCTTCCTATGCAAGGCAGTTTTTGGGAAGGATGGAAAAACCCGATGTAGAATACATCAAAGGGGTAGCTCCGGCCATAGCGATCCAACAAAAGGTCAATACGAAAAATCCTCGCTCTACGGTAGGAACGACCACTGAAATCTACGATTACCTCAAGTTACTTTTCTCCAGAGTTGGAAAAACCTTTTCCCCTATATCCGGAAATGAAGTAAAACACCATACGGTAACAGACATTGTAGACTTTATCCAATCTTTTGAAGAAGGCACCAAAGTCATGATTTCCTGCCCGCTTCAGATTCAAAGAGGTAGAAAAATCGAGCAGGAACTGGAGCTTTTGCTTCAAAAAGGATATACCCGAATTTTGATTGATGAAGAGGTATATTTTGTAGAAGACCTATTAGGAGAGAAAAGTGTACCCAAGGGAACCTATGAAATCTTAATTGATCGAGCTTCTGTCATCCAAAATGATGAAGACAATCAATTCAGATTAGCAGATTCCGTTCAAACGGCATTATTTGAAGGCCATGGAGACTGTAAAATCACGATTCCCGGAAAAGAAACCCGTACTTTTTCGGATCGTTTCGAGCTGGATGGGATGTCATTCGAAATTCCCTCAGTCAATTTTTTCTCATTCAATAACCCTTATGGTGCTTGCAGAACCTGTGAAGGATTTGGCAATGTGTTAGGAATAGATCCTGACTTGGTGATTCCAGACAAAGAAATGTCGGTATTTGAAGGAGCCATTGCACCATGGAGAGGAGAAACCTCTAGAAGTTGGTTAGAGCCATTGCTGAAAAAAGGAATTGAATTCGATTTCCCTATTCACAGATCATATAGTGAATTGACAGAAAAGGAGCAAAACCTGATCTGGAAAGGGAACAAGTATTTCAAAGGCTTGGATGCCTTCTTCAAAGACCTAGAATCCAAAACCCACAAAATCCAGTACCGAGTGATGCTTTCACGATTCCGTGGCAGAACGACCTGTCCGGATTGCCAGGGAACCCGCCTTCGAAAGGATGCTTCTTATGTAAAGATTAATGGAAAATCCATAATTGATTTGGTATTGATGCCCATTGATGAAGCTTTGGCATTTTTCCAGAAATTGGATTTACCGGCACATCAGGCAAAAATCGCCAATCGTCTACTAAAGGAAATCCAAAGTCGATTGGAATACATGGATCAAGTAGGATTGGGCTATTTGACCCTAAATAGACTGACCTCTACCCTTTCCGGTGGAGAATACCAACGAATCAAACTGGCAACTTCTTTGGGATCTGCTTTGGTAGGTTCCATGTATATTTTGGATGAACCAAGCATTGGTCTACATCCTCGGGACACCGATCGCTTGATTGGTGTCTTAAAATCCCTTCGTGATTTAGGCAATACCGTCATTGTGGTAGAACATGAGGAGAAGGTGATGAAAGCCGCAGATCAAATTATAGATATTGGTCCGGATGCAGGCGTCAACGGAGGAGAGCTGTTATTTCAAGGCCCTATTCAAGATTTGATGGCATCTGCTCAAACTTATACAGCTAAATACCTTCGTGGAGAAGAATTGATATTCGAGAAGGAGGGAAATAGAAAATGGAAAGACAGCATTATCGTCAAAGGCGCAAGAGAGAACAACCTAAAAAACCTGACCGTCAAATTCCCATTGAAAACCTTGACGGTGGTAACTGGTGTTTCCGGTTCCGGAAAATCAACTTTGGTAAAGAAAGTCTTGTATCCTGCCTTAGGGAAAATGCTGGGCACTGTGATTGATGAGAGTGGGAAGTATGATAAGATCGATGGGGACTATAGATCTGTTTCCCAAATTGAATTCGTGGATCAAAACCCAATCGGAAAATCCTCGAGGTCTAACCCGGTAACGTATGTAAAGGCATATGATGCCATCCGGTCCTTGTATTCGGACCAGGCCATCTCTAAACAGAGAGGCTACAAACCTGCCTTTTTCTCTTTCAATGTGGATGGTGGAAGATGTGAAGCCTGTGCGGGTGAAGGTACTACTACTGTAGAAATGCAGTTTATGGCAGATATTCATCTGACATGCGAATCCTGTAAAGGAAAACGCTTCAAAAATGAAATCTTGGATGTAAAATACAAGGATAAAGACATTGCCGAGGTGCTGGACATGACCATTGATGAAGCCATTGAGTTCTTCCAAGGCAAAACTCAAATTGTCAACAAACTACTTCCTCTTCAGGAGGTGGGTCTAGGCTACATTGGGATGGGACAAAGCTCCAACACCCTATCCGGTGGAGAGGCCCAGCGAGTGAAACTGGCCTCCTTTTTAGGGAAGGGTGGAAGTAAATCCAATGAGCACATCCTCTTCATTTTTGATGAGCCGACTACTGGCCTGCATTTCCATGACATCAAAAAATTACTCCATTCCATCAATGCCTTGATTGATCAGGGGCATTCGGTGATTATCATTGAGCATAATACTGAAGTAATCAAATCAGCGGATTGGGTGATTGATCTTGGTCCTGAAGGAGGAAACAAAGGTGGTTATTTGACCTTTGAAGGCACTCCAGAAGATATGATGAAGGAACAAAACAACTATACTGCGAAGTATTTGCGAGAGGCTTTTTCTTAAAAAACTCATTTAACACAAAAAAAGAGAGTCAACATTGACTCTCTTTTCATTTAACCCAAACCTTTTTTTAACCTACACACTCTTTGACATTACCCACGGTACCTCCATCAATGACATTTGAAATCCCATGATGTTGTAAAATACTTTGAGCTTGTCCGCTTCGGTTTCCACTTCTACAAAACACCACTACGTTCTTTTTGTTTTTAAATTGTGCCAATTGGCTAGCAATTCTATCCAAAGGGATATTCACCGCTCCTTTGACACTACCTGAAGCAAACTCTCCTGGAGTTCTTACATCCACTAGAAATGCCCCTTCCTTGATGGCTTCCACTAATTGAGTGTTGTCCGTCGTTCCGAATATTGCTGAGAAAAAACCCATATCTATTTTCTTTAAATGTTTACTAATTCATTGGTGACAGTTTCCTGTCCAGCCTCTTTCCATTCCTTCATTCCGGCGGAATAGTTTTTCACGTTTTCAAATCCATTTCTTCTAAGAAGAGAATAGGCAATCGCTGCCCGATCTCCACTTTGACAATGGATCACCACTTGCTTATCCTGATTGATCTTATCTAAGTTGTCTCCAAGAGTTCCAACAAATACGTGCTCTGCTCCTTTCACATGTCCTTGCTTAAACTCTGTAGTATTTCTAACATCCACAATTTGGACATCCTCTTTGCCTACCATGGACTTGAATTCTTCCAATCCAATCACCTCTGAGCTCTGAAGTTCAATTCCCAAATCCTCTACAGATTCCACAAATCCATAGATGTTGTCCAAACCGATTCGCATCAATTTTCTGGTCAAATCATCCATTTGGCTCTCTTCTGCCACCAGAATAAACTGCTCCTGATAGTTCAACAACCAACCGGCCCAAGTAGCAAAGGAGTTATTTCCTTGGATATTAATGCTACCAGGTAAGAACCCTTTGGCAAAATCCACTTTGTTTCTAGTATCTATAACTTTCAACCCATCTTGGTAAGCGGATAGAAATTGCTCTTTTGATAATTTTGGATGCTTTGGAACTTCCACCAACAAAGGTCTATCTACTTTATTGAGGTGTTTCATCATTGCAAAATACTTTGGTGGCTCTGGTTGACCGTCCAATAAGTAATCAACGAAACCATTCTCATCAGTTGCAAATTGAAATGCCCAGTTTCTTACTTTTTCGTATCCTACAGTAGAACTTGGAACAGAGCCTAGTGCTTTTCCACAGGCAGAACCTGCTCCATGACCTGGCCATACCTGCACATAATCGGGAAGCTCCGCAAATCGCTGGATGGATTCATACATTTGCTTGGCACCTTTTTCTTGGGTACCTACGATACCAGCAGCTTTTTCCAATAAATCCGGCCTTCCTACATCTCCCACAAAGACAAAGTCTCCAGTAAATACCATCACAGGTTTATCTGTAGCAGGGTGATCGGTCAATAAGAAACTGATACTTTCTGGGGTATGGCCTGGTGTATGCAATACCTCTAAAGTCAAGTTACCTACCTTGATTTTATCTCCATGCTTTAATCCTTCATGCGGGAATTCGTATTGCCATTCAGCAGGTCCTTCATCGGAAAGATACATTTTAGCGCCCGTTACTGCAGCCAATTCACGTGCTCCACTCAAGAAGTCTGCGTGGATGTGGGTCTCAGTAATATGAGTGATTTTCATATTATTCTGCTTGGCAATTGCCAAATAAACATCCATGTCTCGCTGAGGATCTATTACAA comes from Algoriphagus halophilus and encodes:
- a CDS encoding MBL fold metallo-hydrolase, which encodes MYFQHVYDKTLAQASYFIGCQAKGEAIVIDPQRDMDVYLAIAKQNNMKITHITETHIHADFLSGARELAAVTGAKMYLSDEGPAEWQYEFPHEGLKHGDKIKVGNLTLEVLHTPGHTPESISFLLTDHPATDKPVMVFTGDFVFVGDVGRPDLLEKAAGIVGTQEKGAKQMYESIQRFAELPDYVQVWPGHGAGSACGKALGSVPSSTVGYEKVRNWAFQFATDENGFVDYLLDGQPEPPKYFAMMKHLNKVDRPLLVEVPKHPKLSKEQFLSAYQDGLKVIDTRNKVDFAKGFLPGSINIQGNNSFATWAGWLLNYQEQFILVAEESQMDDLTRKLMRIGLDNIYGFVESVEDLGIELQSSEVIGLEEFKSMVGKEDVQIVDVRNTTEFKQGHVKGAEHVFVGTLGDNLDKINQDKQVVIHCQSGDRAAIAYSLLRRNGFENVKNYSAGMKEWKEAGQETVTNELVNI
- a CDS encoding rhodanese-like domain-containing protein codes for the protein MGFFSAIFGTTDNTQLVEAIKEGAFLVDVRTPGEFASGSVKGAVNIPLDRIASQLAQFKNKKNVVVFCRSGNRSGQAQSILQHHGISNVIDGGTVGNVKECVG
- the uvrA gene encoding excinuclease ABC subunit UvrA, with protein sequence MTLSTLSSKIDIDSFDPKNFIIIKNARVNNLKSLSVAIPRNKLIVVTGLSGSGKSSLAFDTLFAEGQRMYVESLSSYARQFLGRMEKPDVEYIKGVAPAIAIQQKVNTKNPRSTVGTTTEIYDYLKLLFSRVGKTFSPISGNEVKHHTVTDIVDFIQSFEEGTKVMISCPLQIQRGRKIEQELELLLQKGYTRILIDEEVYFVEDLLGEKSVPKGTYEILIDRASVIQNDEDNQFRLADSVQTALFEGHGDCKITIPGKETRTFSDRFELDGMSFEIPSVNFFSFNNPYGACRTCEGFGNVLGIDPDLVIPDKEMSVFEGAIAPWRGETSRSWLEPLLKKGIEFDFPIHRSYSELTEKEQNLIWKGNKYFKGLDAFFKDLESKTHKIQYRVMLSRFRGRTTCPDCQGTRLRKDASYVKINGKSIIDLVLMPIDEALAFFQKLDLPAHQAKIANRLLKEIQSRLEYMDQVGLGYLTLNRLTSTLSGGEYQRIKLATSLGSALVGSMYILDEPSIGLHPRDTDRLIGVLKSLRDLGNTVIVVEHEEKVMKAADQIIDIGPDAGVNGGELLFQGPIQDLMASAQTYTAKYLRGEELIFEKEGNRKWKDSIIVKGARENNLKNLTVKFPLKTLTVVTGVSGSGKSTLVKKVLYPALGKMLGTVIDESGKYDKIDGDYRSVSQIEFVDQNPIGKSSRSNPVTYVKAYDAIRSLYSDQAISKQRGYKPAFFSFNVDGGRCEACAGEGTTTVEMQFMADIHLTCESCKGKRFKNEILDVKYKDKDIAEVLDMTIDEAIEFFQGKTQIVNKLLPLQEVGLGYIGMGQSSNTLSGGEAQRVKLASFLGKGGSKSNEHILFIFDEPTTGLHFHDIKKLLHSINALIDQGHSVIIIEHNTEVIKSADWVIDLGPEGGNKGGYLTFEGTPEDMMKEQNNYTAKYLREAFS